A single region of the Fenollaria sporofastidiosus genome encodes:
- a CDS encoding tryptophanase: MSEKYPLNVPTPTHFTYVVKDLPKVTVEEREKALKATHYNEFAFPSGLLTIDMLSDSGTTAMTNTQWASLFLGDEAYGRNTGYYVLLDTFRDIFERGGEKNWKKTLDLVRTDCRDVKKMMDEVYLCEYEGGLFNGGAAQMERPNSFIIQQGRAAESVLMEIVKNILTERHPGKVFTIPSNGHFDTTEGNIKQMGSVPRNLYNKKLLYEVPEGGKYDKNPFKGNMDLEKLEELINAVGVQNVPLIFMCITNNTVCGQPVSMANIREVNKIARKYDIPLIFDVARWAENSYFIKMNEEGYEDKSIAEIATEMFSYCDGFCMSAKKDGHANMGGMLAFRDKGLFWQKFSDFNEDGTMKMDVGVRLKVKQISCYGNDSYGGMSGHDIMALAVGLYESCDFNYMDSRVKQVEYLAQGFYKAGVKGVVLPAGGHAVYINMDEFFDGKRGHDTFAGQGFSLELIRRYGIRVAELGDFSMEYDLKTPEQQAELANVVRFAIDRSRLTQEHLDYVIAAVKALYEDRESIPNMRILWGKNLPMRHFHAFLEPYKNED; encoded by the coding sequence ATGAGTGAGAAATATCCATTAAACGTTCCAACTCCAACGCACTTTACATACGTTGTTAAGGATTTACCAAAGGTTACAGTTGAGGAGCGTGAGAAGGCTCTTAAGGCAACTCACTACAACGAGTTTGCTTTCCCATCTGGTCTATTAACTATAGACATGCTAAGTGACTCGGGTACTACTGCCATGACTAACACTCAATGGGCATCACTGTTCTTAGGAGACGAGGCTTATGGTAGGAACACTGGCTACTACGTTCTTCTTGATACTTTTAGAGACATATTTGAACGTGGCGGAGAAAAGAACTGGAAGAAGACTCTAGATCTTGTGAGAACTGACTGCAGAGATGTTAAGAAGATGATGGACGAAGTTTACTTATGCGAGTACGAAGGCGGCCTCTTCAATGGCGGCGCAGCACAAATGGAAAGACCTAACTCCTTTATCATTCAACAAGGACGTGCGGCTGAATCTGTACTTATGGAGATTGTTAAAAATATCTTAACTGAGCGTCATCCTGGTAAGGTCTTCACTATACCATCGAACGGTCACTTTGATACAACTGAAGGCAATATCAAGCAAATGGGCTCTGTGCCAAGAAACTTATACAATAAAAAACTATTATATGAAGTGCCTGAAGGCGGCAAGTACGACAAGAATCCATTCAAGGGCAACATGGACCTTGAAAAGCTTGAAGAGCTAATAAACGCTGTTGGTGTCCAAAACGTTCCACTTATCTTTATGTGCATCACTAACAACACTGTTTGCGGCCAACCTGTTTCCATGGCAAACATAAGAGAAGTAAACAAGATTGCTCGCAAGTATGATATACCGCTAATCTTTGACGTGGCTCGTTGGGCTGAGAACTCTTACTTCATAAAGATGAATGAAGAAGGTTACGAAGACAAGTCCATCGCCGAAATCGCTACAGAGATGTTCTCATACTGCGACGGCTTCTGTATGTCAGCTAAGAAGGATGGCCATGCGAATATGGGCGGCATGCTTGCCTTTAGAGACAAGGGCCTGTTCTGGCAAAAGTTCTCTGACTTTAATGAGGATGGAACTATGAAGATGGATGTCGGCGTAAGACTTAAGGTTAAGCAAATCTCTTGCTACGGCAACGACTCCTACGGCGGCATGAGCGGCCACGACATCATGGCACTAGCTGTTGGTCTATACGAAAGCTGCGACTTTAATTACATGGACAGCCGTGTTAAGCAAGTAGAGTACCTTGCTCAAGGCTTCTACAAGGCAGGCGTTAAAGGCGTTGTACTTCCTGCTGGTGGACACGCAGTCTACATCAACATGGATGAGTTCTTCGATGGCAAGCGCGGTCATGATACCTTCGCAGGTCAAGGCTTCTCCTTAGAACTTATTAGGCGCTACGGCATAAGAGTTGCTGAACTTGGCGACTTCTCTATGGAGTATGACCTAAAGACTCCTGAGCAACAAGCTGAGCTTGCAAATGTTGTGCGCTTCGCTATAGATAGAAGCAGACTTACTCAAGAGCACCTTGACTATGTCATAGCTGCTGTCAAGGCACTTTATGAAGACAGAGAGAGCATTCCAAACATGCGTATACTTTGGGGCAAGAACTTACCTATGAGACACTTCCACGCATTCTTGGAGCCATATAAGAACGAAGACTAA
- a CDS encoding 4-alpha-glucanotransferase, whose protein sequence is MDTLREAGVLLPIRILKSKHKHGSFKDAMKAVDFLHKSKQKIWHIEPIMYMDEDFNPYKVLSHFALDPIYADLDEFINMGLLSTAEIFKLDEEAEKKFEMHDKELIKSEKLKALRLVYKRAYQDFTKETIYQDFIKDNAYWLKDFALFMSLAKDKKAFEDFDANEININIYKESITEEVEDEVKFQEFVQFLLYRQYLNLKNYANGLGVKVLCDVPLYASEFSSDVWAKKDYFEVDNKLRPLNYAINAKDQDGDLSKIDKRLVYSFDFIAFDNYEYVKEKYLYYARLFDYIRLVDIEDYETTIKVDAKTLDQDTISAQKNPIEEIFAVLKENSVVDKVFTDYITCNSKVIRKIVKDNKIMEARTIQDAFDINPNNKSLPLNLDKMTIYYSSDFDMKELDKYLNSSSDMKLRVQDYTNKKDFTTLDIVERMYSSNASKVVVAIWDLVNDITKKTDEVDIEELGENLETILKQYMVQFSR, encoded by the coding sequence TTGGATACACTTAGAGAAGCAGGTGTGCTTTTACCAATTAGGATCTTAAAGAGCAAGCATAAACATGGCTCCTTTAAAGATGCGATGAAGGCAGTAGACTTTTTGCACAAGTCAAAACAAAAAATTTGGCATATAGAACCAATTATGTATATGGACGAGGACTTTAATCCATACAAGGTGCTATCACACTTTGCACTTGACCCAATATATGCAGACCTAGATGAGTTTATAAATATGGGCTTGCTTAGTACAGCAGAGATATTTAAGCTTGACGAAGAAGCAGAGAAAAAGTTTGAAATGCACGACAAAGAGCTAATCAAGTCAGAAAAACTTAAAGCACTTCGCCTTGTATATAAGAGAGCCTACCAAGACTTCACAAAAGAGACCATATACCAAGACTTTATAAAGGATAACGCATATTGGCTAAAGGACTTCGCGCTATTTATGAGCCTAGCCAAAGACAAGAAAGCCTTCGAAGATTTTGATGCTAATGAGATTAATATAAATATATATAAGGAGAGCATCACAGAAGAAGTAGAGGACGAAGTGAAGTTTCAAGAGTTTGTTCAGTTCCTTTTATATAGACAGTATCTAAACTTAAAGAACTATGCCAATGGTCTTGGCGTGAAAGTGCTTTGCGACGTGCCATTGTACGCAAGTGAATTTTCTTCAGACGTGTGGGCAAAGAAGGACTACTTCGAAGTTGATAACAAGCTAAGACCACTTAATTACGCAATTAATGCTAAGGATCAAGATGGAGATTTAAGTAAAATTGACAAGAGATTGGTGTATAGTTTTGACTTCATAGCCTTTGATAACTATGAGTATGTAAAAGAAAAGTATCTTTATTATGCAAGGCTCTTTGACTATATAAGACTAGTCGATATAGAAGACTACGAGACAACAATCAAAGTTGATGCTAAGACTCTAGATCAAGATACGATAAGCGCGCAAAAGAACCCTATCGAAGAAATATTTGCCGTGCTAAAAGAGAACTCTGTAGTGGATAAAGTCTTCACTGATTATATTACTTGCAACTCGAAAGTCATTAGAAAGATAGTGAAGGACAATAAAATTATGGAAGCAAGAACTATACAAGACGCCTTTGATATCAATCCAAACAACAAGAGCTTGCCACTGAACCTTGACAAGATGACCATATATTACAGTTCAGACTTCGATATGAAAGAGCTTGATAAGTATTTAAACTCGTCAAGCGATATGAAACTAAGAGTGCAAGACTACACAAACAAGAAAGACTTTACAACGCTTGACATAGTTGAGAGGATGTATAGCTCCAACGCATCTAAGGTAGTAGTAGCTATATGGGACTTAGTAAATGATATTACTAAGAAGACAGATGAAGTAGATATAGAAGAACTAGGAGAGAATTTAGAAACGATATTGAAACAATACATGGTGCAGTTCTCGCGTTAA
- a CDS encoding DUF951 domain-containing protein has product MLEYRVDDLVKMKKAHPCGTDEFKIISVGEGVTLKCTGCERILDFTAKDFEKYVRKIYRDGKFISIR; this is encoded by the coding sequence ATGCTTGAGTACAGGGTAGATGATCTTGTTAAGATGAAGAAGGCACACCCTTGCGGCACAGATGAATTTAAAATCATCAGCGTGGGTGAAGGGGTCACTCTTAAGTGCACAGGCTGCGAAAGGATTTTAGACTTCACAGCAAAAGACTTTGAAAAGTACGTAAGAAAAATTTATAGAGACGGAAAATTTATAAGTATAAGATGA
- a CDS encoding DUF3343 domain-containing protein, producing the protein MKRYVLSFNSTHHAILAEGVFKKEAIEYKMIPTPRHVSLSCGLSIVFNKDDLDRVNKLIEDKTIEGEVFDY; encoded by the coding sequence ATGAAAAGATACGTTTTAAGCTTCAACTCGACACACCACGCAATACTTGCTGAAGGCGTGTTCAAGAAGGAAGCTATAGAGTACAAGATGATACCAACACCAAGACACGTAAGTTTATCTTGCGGCTTGTCCATAGTCTTTAACAAGGACGACCTTGATAGAGTTAATAAACTTATCGAAGATAAGACAATTGAAGGCGAGGTTTTTGATTACTAA
- a CDS encoding CD0519/CD1768 family membrane protein yields the protein MERRFKKAISLETFIFLAVLFAFFYYLSSKMGAINLINTFMNTAYSLLMEVCFYIMAIAVVAGGLSSILSEFGVISLINKLLSKLMKPIYDLPGAASVGVLTCYLSDNPSILALAKDKNFLRYFKKYQVPVLTNIGTAFGMGFITTTTMMGLKIDGSIKAALIGNLGAIIGSIVSVRIMMLFTKKKFGVEAVAVGDADAEKTTMDLRPVRDGSIFNRFIDSLLEGGKIGVEMGMSIVPGVILICTVVLILTNGPGPEGLYTGAAKEGVKLLPFIADKLSFIIKPIFGFTSGKCIAVPITALGSAGAAIGLVPELISTGAASASDVAVFTAICMCWSGYLSTHIAMMDALGYNDLAGKSIFAHTIGGLVAGFSANLLFTFLG from the coding sequence ATGGAAAGAAGATTTAAAAAAGCTATAAGCTTAGAGACATTCATCTTTTTGGCAGTCTTATTTGCCTTTTTTTACTACCTATCATCTAAGATGGGGGCTATCAACTTAATCAATACCTTCATGAACACTGCTTATTCTTTGCTTATGGAAGTGTGCTTTTACATAATGGCGATAGCTGTCGTTGCGGGAGGATTATCATCTATACTAAGCGAGTTTGGTGTTATATCCCTAATCAATAAGCTCTTGTCAAAACTAATGAAGCCAATCTACGACTTACCGGGCGCGGCATCTGTTGGTGTTTTGACTTGTTACTTATCAGACAATCCATCGATACTTGCACTTGCGAAGGATAAAAACTTTTTAAGGTACTTCAAGAAGTATCAAGTGCCTGTACTAACAAACATTGGTACAGCTTTCGGTATGGGCTTTATCACAACAACAACTATGATGGGTCTAAAGATTGACGGCAGCATCAAGGCAGCGCTTATTGGTAACTTAGGAGCTATCATAGGCTCTATTGTGAGTGTTAGGATAATGATGCTCTTCACAAAAAAGAAGTTTGGCGTTGAGGCAGTTGCCGTAGGTGATGCGGACGCAGAAAAGACAACTATGGATCTAAGACCAGTTAGAGACGGATCTATCTTCAACAGATTCATCGACTCCTTACTTGAAGGAGGCAAGATTGGTGTTGAGATGGGTATGTCGATAGTACCTGGCGTTATACTTATCTGTACAGTTGTACTTATACTAACAAACGGACCGGGACCAGAGGGTCTATATACAGGAGCTGCAAAGGAAGGCGTGAAGCTGCTACCATTTATTGCAGATAAATTAAGCTTCATAATAAAACCGATTTTCGGTTTCACATCAGGCAAGTGCATAGCTGTTCCAATCACTGCACTTGGCTCAGCAGGCGCAGCTATAGGCTTAGTACCTGAACTAATTAGCACAGGTGCAGCAAGTGCATCAGACGTTGCAGTCTTCACTGCTATATGCATGTGCTGGTCAGGCTACCTTTCTACACACATCGCCATGATGGACGCGCTAGGCTACAACGACTTAGCAGGCAAATCGATATTTGCACACACTATTGGTGGCTTAGTAGCTGGTTTTTCAGCAAATTTATTATTTACTTTCTTAGGATAG
- a CDS encoding AAA domain-containing protein — MDERQRVISLFKYIRQTIDDKYKPILNVKDELWTKYLDDINLNNKFLYFSCGSDSTSDVILRITRPYSQKTQEDIRVQNLFKEFRELFYKLENESHLYELVFANGILISKYDPSIYHPILIKRASIDFDSRKDSIAIRDTNRDMTLDIKLISLIENVNHLELKNIMEHISMNYYHPFDTVSMAELMKSMAKRLHTDSSYEEANVSETDKAFTIINRPLLYLRNKETDFIQNLDEMIESIEKGSEVNKSLLNLCGVNIKEKETEERAETIEDKIRNIEGISQSVLFTKEANKEQLEVAQRIANYDTVLVQGPPGTGKTHTIANLLGDILARGKTVLVASQTKKALSVLKSMTQEEIRALCVSTIDDNNEDMEKSIDSITDYISNHSIEELKEKIQKLNMDRNILLERLNETRKKIFSIKSSELKSITIGEEVFSPIDAARFLHDHDGLNKIPGEVKLYEKLPISKGDIDFLYYSNEALTREDEKELNIGLPDPNSILNPEDLEKTVEAMDAALLRAKTLKEEIRRNITLKEKVYLDQNALYSGKQDEDFRDIYEKIDYLNSLDKLEDWQIKVIVSAKAGNADKKSYIRLAELITDLDEYYDRNIEHLRGKRLIYPAEMNQKELRQSLEEMRARLVEGKKIKGISAMFKNAWKKVLASVSINGQGLVTVEDMDDAIVNINLDIKISELKALFDELIYKTGYDFDREKLIEGKELLSYLPLITKLMKFYDENVQALFKLMQDKGFNINSIFVNNKVLAPKDAFIKEMTLIKNDLRKYIELVDEYDLKYIPAKEKLDDTLEKLKVDEDNKSDLLLLMNTAIETKYYESYRDSFENLKKTYEKIKILRKRNELLDKLAEVAPTWKEFIYNRFDIHGLKDAPENIEENWYYKQFDGIISKINRTPYEKYQKMMTWYKKQLYDITKELASNMAWHSFMLKIKDDIEKKQALQGWQLTMKKIGKGTGKQAVGLKKKAKELMKKCQRCVPAWIMTIDKALESLDYNQKFDYLIIDEASQADISSIPILQLAKKAIIVGDDEQVSPQAVGIDQDKQNKLIDMYIKDKVANSHLYDLNSSLYDILKTSFPVLTLKEHFRSVPMIAAYSNFISYDGIIKPLRESSSTKVQPALKLVELDGTKDEDRVNEAEANYIVDEIVRIKDEPDYEGKTIGVISLASEDQAKFIDKLLIEKLSLQDYDRLNILCGRPAAFQGDERDIIFLTTVDSNDKDEALKVLNEGAYDVNKKKYNVAVSRAKDQVVLVTSLDYKKDLKLGDIRRTLIEFFINPEDKMVFDKLNRYELSSFEEDIKKELEARDVEVKTNVEAGLYNIALLAIKDDKKFIVEAEGSEFDIDDETIINQMEKRDILERVGWNFASIRSTKYYFDPSKAIDDLLNDMK; from the coding sequence ATGGACGAAAGACAAAGAGTAATTTCATTATTTAAGTATATTAGGCAAACTATTGACGACAAGTACAAGCCTATATTAAATGTTAAGGACGAGTTATGGACAAAGTACCTTGACGATATCAACCTTAATAATAAATTCCTCTACTTTTCTTGCGGCAGCGACTCAACAAGTGATGTGATTCTTAGGATTACAAGACCTTACTCGCAAAAGACGCAAGAAGATATTAGAGTGCAAAATTTATTTAAGGAGTTTAGAGAGCTTTTCTACAAGCTTGAGAACGAGTCTCACCTTTATGAATTAGTCTTTGCCAATGGTATTTTGATCTCAAAGTACGACCCAAGTATCTACCATCCTATACTAATAAAGAGGGCATCTATTGATTTTGATTCAAGAAAGGACAGCATAGCAATACGCGATACAAACAGGGATATGACGCTTGACATAAAGCTAATATCTCTAATTGAGAACGTTAACCACTTAGAGCTTAAGAACATCATGGAGCACATCTCTATGAACTACTACCATCCATTCGATACGGTGTCAATGGCTGAGCTTATGAAGTCCATGGCGAAGAGGCTGCATACAGACTCCTCATACGAAGAAGCAAATGTGAGCGAAACCGACAAGGCCTTCACCATAATCAATAGACCACTACTATACTTAAGAAATAAAGAAACTGATTTTATACAAAACCTTGACGAGATGATTGAGTCCATAGAAAAGGGTTCTGAAGTAAACAAGAGCCTACTTAACTTATGCGGCGTCAACATCAAAGAGAAGGAAACAGAAGAGAGAGCCGAGACTATCGAAGACAAGATTAGAAACATCGAAGGCATCTCACAAAGCGTTTTATTCACAAAGGAAGCGAACAAGGAGCAGCTTGAAGTAGCACAGAGAATTGCAAACTACGACACTGTCTTGGTACAAGGACCTCCTGGCACAGGTAAGACGCACACTATAGCGAACCTTTTGGGAGATATCTTAGCAAGAGGCAAGACTGTTTTGGTCGCTTCGCAAACGAAGAAGGCGCTTTCGGTACTTAAGAGCATGACTCAAGAAGAGATCAGAGCACTTTGCGTATCGACTATAGACGACAACAACGAGGACATGGAGAAGTCCATCGACTCAATTACTGATTATATAAGCAATCACTCCATAGAAGAGCTTAAAGAAAAGATACAAAAGCTCAATATGGACAGAAACATATTGCTAGAGAGACTTAACGAAACAAGAAAGAAGATCTTTAGCATCAAGTCATCCGAGCTAAAGAGCATTACTATAGGCGAGGAAGTCTTCAGTCCCATAGACGCGGCGAGATTTCTTCACGACCATGACGGCTTAAACAAGATACCTGGCGAGGTAAAACTGTATGAGAAGCTGCCTATATCAAAAGGCGACATAGACTTTTTGTACTACTCAAACGAGGCGCTTACTAGAGAGGACGAGAAGGAGCTAAACATTGGTCTACCTGATCCAAACTCCATACTCAATCCAGAGGATTTAGAGAAGACAGTGGAGGCAATGGACGCAGCGCTACTTAGAGCAAAGACTCTTAAGGAAGAGATCAGACGCAACATCACTTTGAAGGAGAAGGTCTACCTTGATCAAAATGCTCTTTACAGTGGTAAGCAAGATGAAGATTTTAGAGATATATACGAAAAGATTGACTACCTTAATAGTCTCGACAAGCTAGAGGATTGGCAAATTAAGGTCATAGTTAGTGCCAAGGCAGGTAATGCGGATAAGAAGAGCTACATTAGACTTGCTGAACTGATTACTGACCTTGACGAGTACTACGATAGAAACATCGAACACTTAAGAGGCAAAAGACTTATCTACCCAGCTGAGATGAATCAAAAAGAGCTAAGACAGTCACTTGAAGAGATGAGAGCAAGACTTGTTGAAGGCAAGAAGATCAAAGGCATTTCGGCAATGTTTAAGAACGCGTGGAAGAAGGTACTTGCGAGCGTTAGCATAAACGGACAAGGACTTGTTACGGTTGAGGATATGGATGACGCGATAGTTAATATTAACTTAGATATCAAGATATCTGAGCTAAAGGCACTCTTTGACGAACTTATATATAAAACAGGATATGACTTCGACAGAGAAAAGCTTATTGAGGGTAAAGAGCTACTAAGCTACTTACCACTTATAACTAAGCTTATGAAGTTCTACGATGAGAACGTTCAAGCATTATTTAAGCTAATGCAAGACAAGGGCTTCAATATAAACAGCATCTTTGTTAATAACAAGGTATTAGCTCCTAAGGACGCCTTCATTAAAGAGATGACACTTATTAAAAACGACTTAAGAAAGTACATCGAGCTAGTTGATGAGTATGACTTAAAATATATTCCTGCGAAAGAAAAGCTTGATGATACACTTGAAAAACTTAAAGTAGATGAAGATAATAAGTCCGACTTGCTCTTACTAATGAACACTGCGATAGAGACTAAGTACTACGAGAGCTACAGGGACAGCTTTGAAAATCTTAAAAAGACTTACGAGAAGATTAAGATACTTAGAAAGAGAAATGAGCTACTTGATAAATTAGCTGAAGTAGCACCTACATGGAAGGAATTTATATACAACCGCTTTGATATACATGGGCTTAAGGATGCACCTGAAAACATCGAAGAGAACTGGTATTACAAGCAATTTGATGGTATCATCTCTAAGATAAATAGAACGCCATATGAAAAGTATCAAAAGATGATGACTTGGTACAAAAAGCAGCTCTACGACATCACAAAAGAGCTTGCTTCAAACATGGCATGGCACTCGTTTATGCTTAAGATCAAGGACGATATAGAGAAGAAGCAAGCCTTACAAGGCTGGCAGTTAACTATGAAGAAGATAGGCAAGGGCACAGGTAAGCAAGCTGTTGGCTTAAAGAAGAAAGCAAAAGAGCTTATGAAGAAGTGCCAAAGATGTGTACCTGCGTGGATTATGACCATAGACAAGGCGCTTGAAAGTCTTGATTACAATCAAAAGTTCGACTACTTAATCATTGATGAGGCATCGCAAGCAGATATATCTTCTATACCTATCTTGCAATTAGCAAAGAAGGCCATCATAGTCGGTGACGATGAGCAAGTTAGTCCGCAAGCAGTCGGTATTGACCAAGACAAACAAAACAAGCTTATCGATATGTATATCAAGGACAAGGTTGCAAACAGCCACTTATATGACTTGAACTCATCCTTGTACGATATACTTAAGACAAGCTTCCCAGTACTCACTCTAAAAGAACACTTTAGAAGCGTGCCAATGATAGCCGCCTATTCAAACTTTATTTCATACGACGGCATTATAAAGCCGCTTAGAGAGTCTTCATCTACCAAGGTTCAGCCTGCACTTAAATTAGTTGAACTTGATGGCACAAAAGATGAAGATAGAGTCAACGAAGCTGAAGCAAATTATATAGTAGATGAAATTGTAAGGATAAAGGACGAGCCTGATTACGAAGGCAAGACCATAGGCGTGATATCGCTAGCTAGCGAAGATCAAGCTAAGTTTATAGATAAGCTTCTTATAGAAAAGTTAAGCTTGCAAGATTATGACAGGCTCAACATACTATGCGGTAGACCCGCAGCTTTCCAAGGAGACGAAAGAGACATCATTTTCTTAACAACAGTTGATTCGAACGACAAGGACGAAGCACTTAAGGTCTTAAATGAGGGTGCCTACGATGTGAACAAGAAAAAGTACAATGTTGCAGTTTCAAGAGCGAAGGACCAAGTCGTACTAGTAACATCACTTGATTACAAGAAGGACCTAAAGCTTGGCGATATTAGGAGAACTTTAATCGAGTTCTTTATAAATCCCGAGGACAAGATGGTCTTTGATAAGTTAAACAGATACGAGCTATCATCCTTTGAAGAAGACATCAAGAAAGAGCTTGAAGCAAGGGATGTAGAAGTAAAGACTAACGTAGAAGCAGGTCTTTATAACATAGCCCTACTTGCTATAAAGGACGATAAGAAGTTCATAGTTGAGGCGGAAGGATCAGAATTTGATATAGATGACGAGACAATCATTAATCAGATGGAAAAGAGAGATATTTTGGAAAGAGTTGGCTGGAACTTTGCTAGCATCAGAAGTACGAAGTATTACTTCGACCCATCTAAAGCGATAGATGATTTACTAAACGATATGAAGTAG
- a CDS encoding peptide ABC transporter substrate-binding protein, whose amino-acid sequence MKNKKFLALLLVLVMAISVLASCKPAEKPAEEPAKTEEGKEAEKPAETASSDEIPTGGEPDADQFINTFDNSHPNTLDPSKGSDMYGNTILTNIVEPLIRVQDVEGKQGETEYFAAGAESWDLSEDGLTYTFHIREGNKWNDGEPVTAKDYEYGILRSIDPRTACPYANLCYYIKGAEAANNQKLADGQEPDFSKVGVKALDDKTLEVTLESPTAFFLDIVTQRVFFPQRKDWVEKYGDTYATSPETSPQCGPFILKSWVVNSEQNYEKNENYWDKDEVKLSKYKVSIIQDTNTVYNALKTGEIDYANVSDPKWKSQFLDNPDYYSLVRSRPDTTYMMFNLSSDSHIPSAKMRQALSIALDRQELIDACYNGVPTPAYDFVPPALTCQGKEFNKLGEGWVKTLMDENPDPKALFIEGMKEANLGDDPSKVTVRLLGSGTDQDARTSAEFVQQNFQEVLGCNVEVDNQEWSQFINIVKTGKDFDLAWLAWNADYNDPSNFLETCYSKTLAYPAVEYKNDEFDSLIEQAKVEQDPDKRAEILHNAEKVVVHDDPALMPVVHRISQTFRRAYIRNAAYSFFDSMGMSRIYTSGRK is encoded by the coding sequence ATGAAAAACAAAAAGTTTTTAGCTTTATTACTTGTATTAGTAATGGCTATAAGCGTACTAGCAAGTTGTAAACCAGCTGAAAAACCAGCTGAAGAACCAGCTAAGACTGAAGAAGGCAAAGAAGCTGAAAAACCAGCTGAAACTGCAAGTTCAGACGAAATACCTACAGGTGGAGAACCAGATGCTGATCAATTTATCAACACATTTGATAACTCTCATCCAAACACACTAGACCCATCAAAGGGTAGTGATATGTACGGTAACACAATCCTTACTAACATCGTTGAACCACTTATCAGAGTTCAAGACGTTGAAGGAAAACAAGGCGAAACTGAATACTTCGCAGCAGGAGCTGAAAGCTGGGATCTTTCAGAAGACGGACTTACTTATACATTCCACATCAGAGAAGGAAACAAGTGGAATGACGGAGAGCCAGTTACTGCTAAAGATTACGAATATGGTATCTTAAGAAGTATCGACCCAAGAACAGCTTGTCCATATGCAAACCTTTGCTACTACATCAAGGGTGCAGAAGCAGCTAACAATCAAAAATTAGCTGACGGTCAAGAACCAGACTTCTCAAAAGTAGGCGTAAAAGCTTTAGATGATAAGACTCTAGAAGTAACTCTAGAAAGCCCAACAGCATTCTTCTTAGACATCGTAACTCAAAGAGTTTTCTTCCCACAAAGAAAAGACTGGGTTGAAAAATATGGAGACACATATGCAACAAGCCCAGAAACATCTCCACAATGTGGACCATTCATCCTTAAGAGCTGGGTAGTTAACTCAGAACAAAACTACGAAAAGAATGAAAATTACTGGGATAAAGACGAAGTAAAATTAAGTAAATATAAAGTATCTATAATCCAAGACACAAACACTGTTTATAACGCACTTAAGACAGGTGAAATCGACTACGCTAACGTAAGTGACCCTAAGTGGAAATCTCAATTCCTTGACAATCCAGATTACTACTCACTAGTTAGATCAAGACCAGACACAACTTATATGATGTTTAACTTAAGTTCAGACTCTCATATACCAAGTGCTAAGATGAGACAAGCTTTATCAATAGCTCTTGACAGACAAGAATTAATTGATGCATGCTACAACGGTGTTCCTACACCAGCTTATGACTTTGTACCACCAGCACTTACTTGCCAAGGTAAAGAATTCAACAAACTTGGTGAAGGTTGGGTTAAGACATTAATGGACGAAAATCCAGATCCTAAGGCTCTATTCATCGAAGGTATGAAAGAAGCAAATCTTGGTGATGATCCATCAAAAGTAACAGTAAGATTACTTGGTTCAGGTACTGACCAAGATGCTAGAACATCAGCAGAATTCGTTCAACAAAACTTCCAAGAAGTTTTAGGATGTAACGTTGAAGTTGATAACCAAGAATGGTCACAATTCATCAACATCGTTAAAACTGGTAAGGACTTTGACTTAGCATGGTTAGCATGGAACGCTGACTACAACGACCCATCTAACTTCCTAGAAACATGCTACTCAAAGACATTAGCTTATCCAGCAGTTGAATACAAGAACGATGAATTCGACTCTCTAATCGAACAAGCTAAAGTTGAACAAGATCCAGACAAACGTGCTGAAATACTTCACAACGCAGAAAAAGTTGTAGTTCATGATGATCCAGCTCTAATGCCAGTAGTTCACAGAATTTCTCAAACATTCAGAAGAGCTTACATTAGAAACGCAGCTTACAGTTTCTTCGACTCTATGGGTATGTCTAGAATATACACTAGCGGAAGAAAATAA